The Bombus vancouverensis nearcticus chromosome 3, iyBomVanc1_principal, whole genome shotgun sequence genomic sequence TAGGAAAAATTTACTACCTTTTGACCATGAAGAAACGTACTTCAATATACATGGATGTCTATATAACATTAGATTCTGAAACATAAGTATACTATTGTTACACACATCCATTTTTTAATTAGCTAAAATAATATaactaaaaagaaaattaaggaTGATTGATACATGCACATGTGACACTTTACAATATGTAAGGTAATTAATGAATCAATGTTAACCTTTGCAGCTTTCTCTAAAGGCGATGGATTTCCAAAATTTGCATTATAATGTAAAGATGGCTCACTGACAAACACTGAAATCCTTTGTGCATTGTATCCATTCACACAGGCCATATAATGCGTCCAAAAATCAGTTATTTCCACAGGTTTTTCGTCAATTTTCAGCCCATTAAGGGCACTTTTTTCATTCCCCATTAATTTTACTggtttaaaaaaaagaagaaatttatgTATAAATACAATAATGATCAAAAGCaacaatatattttttgttatgAAAAATCCTCGTAAAAAATTACCTTACGTCTCAATTTCATTCTACTTTAACCACATCACTATGACGAATTATATACATCGTATGTTCAACTACCTCTTCGGTATTTCTCTGATACGAGATATgatatacgatatacatatgATAGACAACGAAAAAGTGTTTCTGTTGTATTAGAccgatatatatttttattactaatttaatttttattaattattttttgcaTCAAAGTCTGTATTTAAAAGtacgaaatatattaaatatttttacttgtgtgtgtataattaaattattaagaatgGGAGAAAAAATGATATCTGAAACGTTTTACTTTTAAAGATATAGAAATAGGTTCATATTAGTCGTAAGACAGTGCAAATACTGCAAAGTACTACGATTATAAATCAAGAATAACGCTTTATCAgtattcattttattttcatgttgtaattatttatataagtttgaattattcagatatttatataagttaaattttaattgtaaataGATGAAATCATAGATATTTTATAACTTAAAGCTGGCTACAAGGGTCCGTCATATTATTATGTTACATTTTTAAGATTTACAAAGAGCAATTTATCGcactatttaatttcattattttcgcagCATACAATCAGTAACGTAATTTTGCAGCATTTAAAAACAACATTTAGTTTTAAAATGAAACATACAGAGATACATGTACACATAAaccgaaaaaataattattatcaatatcACGTTCATACATACGTTTTAACATTTTGCCGCTATCTACTTGCATACATTCCATACATACACGGAGTGCTTACTCATCTTTTCCAATGCATACGTAGCATTTCCAGATTCTACATCAgtagtaaataattaaaaatatttgtagtcaAAACAGCACATATTTTTCGCTACTATTAAAGGTATCGGTATATTACACGATTATGATaaattgttcattattattatttgattacATTGTAATCGACAGACCCTTGCGCCTGCAtcttatttgttatatttttcatatacaaTCCAGAAGATCACATCGCACATAAGCGACAATAGGCAAATGGataaatcaattatacgttaagtctttgaaatatttcaagataCTTTCACACAACCGGTTTCTGTACTTCTGCGCCGTATTACTTACATGTCCTTCGATTTCTTCATCCATGTGTTGTCAGCCGCTAAATATTCACTTGTAaggataatattatttaataatatatgtgTGAAAGTAATGATGTCTATATCGTTAGTGATGATGTTGACTAAGGGTAATAATATCAATGACAATGATAATGACAATCGATTATGATTATAAAGGTACGCTCTATTATACTAATTGAGAGTATCGTAAAATTGGTATATCAAATTTATAACAATGATTAGAATGATAATGATGACAACAACGACGATGACAACGACGACGGTTAGTGGTAGTATTTTTAAGTAATATTGGTATCATTAATAAAAGATAATGAAATGTAATGAAATATCATGAAAATTATAGCTAAATATCGGAAAATGGTATATGttataatgaatataaaatGTGGTATATGTATTAAGAAATATGAAGCAATACTACTGGAagaatattattgtaatattaaaCGCTGTAGTAACATCAGTAACAGTATTAAGAACAATAACTAATTGTATGTTAATGTTACAATCCATAATGCTATACTATTATAATAATCACATAAACAAAGAGCTGTTGTTACTATTACTTCTACTACTGTTACTATTGGCACTACTACTATTAGTACTATTACTGATATTAAAAGCTATTAGTTACAATGcgtaataacaatgaatgaAATAATAGAAAACTGATTTATTTGACTAATTATTCTTGAAGCCATAATAATCACTTGCgatattattcaaaattatccgagaaaatacaaatttatttatggCAGTAAGTCAAAGGCACCGGTGTTTCAACTATTTTTCAAGCGCGTGCTTTCACGCTATTGTTCATACATTTACAGTTATGATTATTAAACTTTTTACGGAGATACTCATATGAAAAAGAGTAAATTAATTAAGCGAtagcaatatttttttattaaacgtatttcagaaaaattaaaattgttattGATTTGTACTCTCATCTTTCTTATAGAATTATGGAAGAAACTTTAGTAAGAATTTATGTAACTTTTATACGAAATGACGATAAGATTGGCAGTGTATATTTTAACAATTCCATAAATCATATTTAATTAAACGAGTAATCGTCGCtccaaaaaaattaataaaatttgtctcttttatatactattatttattttaaaaaattttgcataatattaataatacaacATTATCGTCATAACGGGGATGTAGAATGGTAGTAATGATGATGATTTCAACGACGATGACGGGCAACGATGGCATTGATAATGAAATGATGATAACGAAGGCAGCAGCAGAAACGATGTCAGCCATATATTACAGCTAataatagtaattattattatgataGTAATgctgatgataataataataataacaacaataatggTAGGAATAGTAATAgtagcaacagcagcagcagtagtagtagtggtgttggtagcagtagtagtagaaGCAGCAAGAATAGCAGTAGTAAACTCTGTAATGTTTTTTTTTGCTATAATAGTATGGATTAgtgataatgtaataataagtaataagtaataataataataatgatgacaataataataataataataataataatagcagcgGTAATAGTAACAACGACGGCGATGGTGAtgatcatatattatatatgttgtAATATAGTAATACAATAgaaataatgatgatgataatgatgacaatagtattacaaataaaataaaattaaaataaaataataattattatcgtaTTATTGTAGTGCTAGAACCGCAACGAAAGCAAGGAGTATACAATTCTTCTACACATGTACGTTGCGACAGACAATGCTGCAACCTATTGGAATATTACTATACACGAAAAATCGAGCGCATTTcgaatttctgtaagcaataCTCCTCGtatcatttatttttctaataatcGATACTCTTTTTGAGAGTGGTTAGGTCATGATAATATATTCAGTACTATAAACGATTGTTGCACTATTTATTTTTCACAAGCTTCACCATGACCTCACAGTATATCAATAAACGATTAATGTACACGAATTTCTTTAATTGTCATATTGGGGAACGTCATGCAAATTCGTACGATCATCGCATGTATATACTTTCTTGTTTTAATTTCGATATACACAACAACAGTCTTCTTTATCGatttgttcttttttcattttagtgATACTCTACAAATAATAGCGACGATCGTGTAATATCTTTGTCGAACTACGTTTCACAAAAATCTGATTTTAATATTATCGTATACCACAGACCGCCGTCGTGTCCATATACAGAAACATAAGTCTTGTGCACATCTTTTTTATCTTCACAGTTGATAATGTAATTAATTGATTCGGATGATCGATTGACATCGAGTGAATATACGTTGTGCGCGTCAGTCTAATCATTTaacttcttttatttatttatttatttattttttaactgaaCAACGTGTTAATGTCCCTGATGTTGAAAGACGTAATTTACAGGGACTTTTTCAGATGATAATTATCCTCGATGGTATCGATCAGGTTTCACTTTACTTCGGGTATTTGTCTTACATCCCCGACATTGCTGCCGTCTTActatttgcaatattttttcGAACAGAAAGGAATGTTCGATAAAAGCGATTTGTTTGTTGAGAATTCATGAAAGGTAAAACATTTATGATTGTTAATTCGGAGAAGCATTGGTATGTATAACAACAATATCATCTATCGTTTTCCTTCTTTGATACATCATGATTAAATTATTCTAACTAGACATGGccaaattattaattacgaaTTCTAAGCTCGCAAGCCGCTTTAAATCGACAAATATAATATCAGTTGGAGTTCATATCGCTCCACACGTATGACAAGTTAATCATTATCATTTACCTTTCGATCGATGTCGCACCATTATATATGATCgcaaattgcattttcaaaatGTAGATCGAATGTTCTTTGTCACAATTCACTCGTTTTGTTGATTAACTTCTTCCTTATTGTCATTGTCTTGTGAATTTACGTTTGTTTTAGCGCCTCCTTGCTGAGCACCAGAACTACCATCGTTGATTTTATCATTGTGCGAATCTGCCTTTTCATTTGTGTCCATTTTAACGTTtcctaaaaggaaaaaataaaacaatataagaattagcttaaattttttaattttatgataCTACAACAGTTGTTTATATTAGCattattatgatataataaatgCGAACCTTGGGTAGAATAGTATTGTTGTTGCATCTTCATATTtcgttgctgttgttgctgttgatGCAGATTCGGTCTGTGGCGGTTTATTTGAacttgttgctgctgctgttgcgaCGGCATGCAATTaggttgttgttgctgttgttgcgtAGGATTATTCGGATTTGGACCCGGTGTAAATGGAACAACTGGTCTCTGAATGGGCGGTGGATATCTTTGTTGCGATGGTTGAATTCCAGCACGTGGTGGCATGCCCATGCCACGAATATTTTGTTGTAAAATCTATAATAATTTCATCATTAtcaatcttttctttttaatttaatattctatatattacaattttatcaattGTCCGTTGTAAATAATAGTTACTTGTTATTGtcaattttatcaaaaaattaattaccTATTTCCTACTATTGTTATCTCATctctataattattatttattgttcttcTAACTTACAATTTGCTTCAGCAGACTGAAAGACTTAATTATAAATGTAAGAACATAGCAAATACAGTTTGTTATTGATGATCTAAGCGTAATGACTTACCAAAGTTGACTGACTAACACCTTGATACTGTTGATATTTGTGATGTTGTGTTGGACTAGGTTGTGGTTGTTGAGATGAAGATTGTTGCTTACAGTTTCTTGATTTCGGAGATGGAATTTGTGGTGCTGCAAAGTTTTCTTGGCATTATATAGATTCCAAAGAACGCCataacaatttaataaaaagtaatttaatttactaGAACTGAAAACTGATGCAAGCACATCTTGCTGATTCCCCGACGGACTCTTTAATTGTCTAGGTTGTTCTTGTGGTTGATGTTTGCTAAGAAAAGTAGGGCCTGTGTTTGCTGGTCCAGGTAGTCCTCCTGTCGGATTACGAAACTGCTGAGCTGCTGCAGCAATCTGTAACCCCGAACTAGATAAGAAACCTGAGCTGAAGTTTTGGAGTCCAACAGGAGCAGCACTGCCAGTTGCCAAACTTTGGCTGTGCTGACCAAATCCCTGAAGTCCATAATGAGTACCAGTTTGCTGTGTAGCCCCCCCTGGCTGATAAAAACCTGTTTGCGATCCGGGAAATACatctaaaataaatagaaatatcaaagaatcataaatgaaaatataataatgatagTTTATTTTAGGAATTATCAATACGTATACATTTCATTACTTACCAGCCGAAGTTGCGCTATAATAACTATTAGCCGAGGCTTGTACGTTCGGACCGGGTCTCTGTACCAATTGGGAATTGCCCATGTAACTCCCACTCACTCCAAGTACTTGATTTGGATCATATGGTATGTACgttaactaaaaaaaaaaaaagaaaaaaaagaaaaaaaaaagaaaaaaaaagatatacgCATCTTGCAAATAATCTGATAAATAACTTCGTGCAGGAAATTAAATAAGTATTAACCATATGTCGTTAAACTAAACTAAGACGTACTGGGTTTGGTTGAGGAGCAGACGGTGCTTGAAAATGAGGAGCTTTAGTTCCGATAGCTCCAATTGGTTGAGAGGATGGCTTCACACTGGCTGACAtcaaagaatttgaagaagagCTAATAAGAACTGTATTTGGATTATTACTAAGCTGCTGATTTTGTCCAAATGGCGGAGCAGCAGCTGCGGTCTGCGAAAAGTGAACGttcttgtattttattatattatatatacatatgttcaaTGAGATATTCAACAAATTTTAACCACGTGTATACCCAATAACTAACATGCATAGTACGTTTGTTTCGTTCTCAATAATTAACACAAAGCTTGTGCATGATATTCGGTTCAAGCTTTTAAATTCGACTTAGTTAGTTTACTAATATACTAAACTTTTAAACAGAAAATATCCTCATATGCATATAGTAATAATAGAGTATCTAAGTGATTaacaaaataaaacgaaacaaatctttattgcatatgttattttttttattcagaGTAAGTTCAACATATGAATCAAGTTGATCAAATAATACCTCACAGAACATCCTGTATATATATTCTTGTATCAAATTAATTTCAGCATCGAATAAtcgttccttttctttctttattatttattcacaTAGCAACGCATTGCGATAGAGAACGATATTTGATATGTGATTTGTAGTTGCTGAAACGATTTTCTCGAATGCGAAACGGGGTACGTTACACAGGGCAATTACTTACGATCCGGTACTGTGAAAGATTGTTTTGATACATGTCCGGAGTTGGCGCATTCGGTGCATGCGGTGGCGGAGGTGGGGGTTGTTGCAGATAAACGTTCTGTTGACTGAACGAATTTTGAAGAGATGGCGCATATGGTGGATACTGTGTGAAAGGAGATCGGCTCTGGTCTAACTGAAACGCTCCATAAAGACCACCTGCTTGAGCTGGAAGTTGACCGGAGCCAGTGTTAAATAACACGGCTGGCGGAGAAGGTATAGCAGACATGCTACCATATTGCGCAGCTTGAGATCCTGGATATTGGGGAAActcctgaaaaataaaataatgatagtaatagaacaaaataGAACTGCACATTAAGCACAATCCTaagttacaaaatttatatCCTATAGCCTATGACAGATTCTGCAATAATGCGAAATACGAAACATGAAAAGTATAGGCAAGCATTTCCAAAATAATTTATCACCTGGTAATTAATATGAGAAGGTTGTCCTGTGGAATTGAATGGAGGTGGGCTCAATGGTCCTTGGAGACTGACAGGAGGATGCCCTATAGGACTTTGACCTGCTCCAATAGGACTTGGCCCTGGAACCGTCGAACCAGACTGACCACTGCTGCTGCCCGAGGATTGTTGCTGCGGCTTCACCTGCGGGGGAACCAGCTGCGCATCAGGCAAAGAGTCAGCATCTTCCCACAGGGGACATGGTGTTTCGTTATTTTTAGTTTTCTATTTACATCACTATCAACTGCCGTTCTAATCGATGCTGACGGAATAATGCGAATTTTGGGAAAcgattttctcttctttttctaaaTCTTCTTCTGAATTCTGGTGAAAATAGTTAGGTTCATCGCTAACCGCGTAAGTTTAATTAAGTGAGGAAAATCAATAATAAAGAGATTATATCCAGTAAAAGGGTATAACTGTTGAGATGATTATGATATTAATGCAACAAATAATAAAAGCAATGATAATATAGACAATAAATAATTtgagagaaaaaaatattataacaaaaatgataatgatgatgagcACGATAATATCTTAATAATACAATGGTAACGAAGGCAATTGATATGTAAAATGAGTATTTACTGATGTTAATATTTAGAAGAGATATGCCAAAACAGGAGAGAGAAAAGAATGGGgacaaaaagaaacaaaacaaaaagaatgaaaaaaaaaatgaacaaaTGACTCtctaatagaaataaaattgaaacaatGCGCGTTAGCCACTTACCTTTCTGATTTTCACCATGATAACTATTTAAGGGAATTTTCAAGTACGAGTAAAGAACGTTAAAATTGGGGTAAAGAACAGAATGAACAAACTGGAAAAAATGCATTTTACTCAAATTTATACTGAATGTCGAGTCAATTTCTAGTGATGTAATAGTTCAGATATGCATGCATGATAACATGATATAATGTTCGCGAAATGATTTCTCACCTTGCACACATTCGTTGAAGtagttatttcatttttcatgttATTTTGATTGTATTGTTGATGAGGGCTGTAACTGTCATCAACATCCGTACTTTCGAACGCTTGAGGGAAAGTATTAGCTGTATTGACGACATTACCATCCTCGTGCTCGACTACGGTTGGCATAGGTGCATTTTCCCATACTTTTTTTACCGATGCTATTTTTAAGTTAAGCTCTGCCGTAGAAGGTGAAATAGTATTTTGGCCAGTAGCCATGTGCATAGATCGGGTCATTCCTAAGCTTTTACTTTTGTCTTCGGTTAATTGAGAGAGATCTGAATCAAAGGTGAAATCTAATTTCATATCTGCGTTATCTTCGTTTTTATTAAACGAAAGAGGCATTTGAATCGGCTCttgatttttatcttttatcaaGTCACTTGGTTTATTTGAAAATGCCACAGGTAGActttgttgctgctgttgttgttgttgttgttggaTGGTGGCAGCGGTGTTACCTTCTTCTTCCAAATCTGTGCGTTTTTCAACACGTTGTTGTTGAGCTTTTATATGATTCGGAAATTTGGTTTTTACTGCTAAATCAGAAGGACCAGCCTTGGTAGTTTTAGAATAATTCGTATTCTCAAAGATTAACGTTTGCACAGGTGGTGAAGAAACATCAGAGACTGAATTTTTTTCAATCAGTTGGTCTTTCAAACTTTTTCCAGCATTTTTTTCGCCATTTGGTGAATTTCGTTGGCTACTATTACCAGAATTTGTTTGCTCATTAACTTCGTGGCTGTGAATATGACCATGTTCGCTCTGTGTAGATAAACCAGTTATCAACTGGATGTCAGTAGGAACAGCTGATGGAGAATTAGATTGTAATTGACTCGTTGTAAATGGTTTATCCCAAGCGTTTACAGATGGTGGAGGTGCAGGACCGCCGCTTGACGAATCTTTACCGAAATTATTTGATGAATTATTGATTTTAGTTGCATCGCTTGGCTCAGATGCACACatttgttgctgttgctgttgctgctgtttaGCTAGGCGCTGTTTTTGGAATCTGGGCGCAAGCTTTTGGCTTCGTAAAGTTCTATCATATTGTTTTTGTACCATATTTGCTGGTTGTGGAATGGCTTGACCAAGCAAAGGCGGTATACTTTGTATTTGTTGCAATGAAGTCGTTTGCTGTGAACCCCCATTTGCTTTCGACTTAGAACGATCGCGTTCTCTATCTTTCTCCTTTTCACGTTTCAAAGGTTTTGTCTCTTCTTTTTGGCCATGTCTAGATTCTTTTACATTCTTCTTTGAACGAACCTCTTGGAAACCATCTGAATCAACTTTATCTTCAACGATGTTAGGACTATCCTCCGTACAATTATTCGTTTCCATTTCGCAATCGATTATAGcctttttctcctttccttGGGATCTCTTATTGATATCATTGAGAGTTTGACTAACTAAATTAGGATCGCTTAACTTTATTTCATCTATACGATTCACCGTACTATCCTTGATCATTGATTTACCCGACGTTGTCGAATTGCTACCAGAAGTTTGATTTCTCGATCTTCCGTTTTGTACTTGAGCCGTTTGTATCAACGGCGGAATGCTGCTGGAATGATTTTTCTGATTGGCGAAACTGGAATTCTGTAGATTTCGTTTCTCCGCGCCAGGCGCCCGAGACGCTGTATTGGAagactttacatttttttctcgTTGTTCCCGATTGTTTCCTGTCTGTTCATTTCTACGTGAATGCACGTTTGACGCTACGACATTTTGATTACTACCCGTGCTTGCACGCGCAGAAAATTGTTTGTTACGACTGTTACGAGACTCTTTGTGATCCTCTGCGTGATCCTCGCTGTTCTCGGACGTAGTTTCCCAATCTTCATTTCCTACATCCGAAGATGTTTGCTTCGATACGTTACTACCACTGCCACGATAACGCAATTCGCGGTTATCTCTGCCCTATAATCATGGAATGGATTCAAATGTAAATTATTGCTTATTctgttaaaataatattatatagaaaTGGCTTAAATGTTTATTAAGAATACAAGAAGAAACGggggaagaaagaaaggaagaatataAAGAATGAAAAAACCGTTTACAAATTACCTAAAACTTACCCTTCTACTTCCGCTGCGAGTTCTTTTTGAGCGAGATTCCTCTTTTCTTGTAACTTGTACCTTTTGAGAAGGAACATTGCTATTTGTGTGACTTGTATCTTGTTTGTTACAAGATTGTTGAGTTTGTTGAGACTGCTGGTTTGGAGATTTGGCACGCTTTCCAGTTATTCCAGCAGTAAGTGCTTGTTGTTTTGCTATAATTTTATCGTCTATAGATTCATTCTGAGATGGTAACAGAGAATTTACCTCCTTTTCCGGAGTAGGCGTTGAAGGATTCTGTCGCAtagaattttgtttttcatcAATATTGCGCTCGGAGGAAAAAGGACTCTTACTAGATGGAGGTCCATATCCCTCCATTCGGCTGCCGGTAGCAGTTGTACTTCGAATTCGGAAACTACTTCCTCGACCGCGGCGAGAGGGTTCACCCGAAGGTGCAAAACCTTCACGACTTACTTTACTATCGTAAGTTCGTTTTTCGCTGCGTTGTGATTGAGAATAGTCGGCCCGTTTTTCATCTCGACCAGACACTATTACTTCACGACTGCGTTCTTCTTTTTCTGCTTTTTGACTAGGTTTTGGTGATCTAGCcgatttcttctcttctttgcCAGACTCTGTTGAGCCAGACACTTCATCAGCGCTATTTTCCGAATCCGTATGTCCATATGAACCACTTCTAGCAGAAGCAGGTCTAGTGGCGGCTCTAGGTCCACCTCTTCGTCCTCTTGTTTCTGGACCACGCCAACCTCGTGCATACACGCTATAGGTGCTGCCCCATTGACGTCCACCTCGAGAATCACGCACTCTGGAATTTGATCCGCCACTGCTAGTTCTATTCCGAATATTTTTTTCTCGTTTATCTTCCTTCACCTGTTGTTCCACCGCTTCATCTTCATTCAACgtgtcttctcttttttctaaaCTTAACTTCTCGAAATTTTGCTTCAAATCCTCCGAATCCTTGTCGTTCTTAATAGGTTCTGaagttttttcttcttccttttcgaaCGTCGGAGAAACAGCATCCGCCCAGGCTTTTGGCGAGTTATCACCTCTTTCCATTACTCGATTGTTTTCATTAACTCGATCGACCTTTCTATTCCAAACATCCATTTCCTTCTTCGCTTCTATAGTCGACGATGATTCTTTCGTCTGATCTTTTTTATCTTGATCGGAACTTGCTCGCTTTAATTGAGTTAGATTACGCTTTTCGTTTTTCAACTCGTCTGCTTCGATTCTTTCTTTAGTTACCGGTCCTAGCGGTTGCCTTCGT encodes the following:
- the nocte gene encoding no circadian temperature entrainment isoform X2, translating into MSTLSGLVSKGEKGKSKFQSLDINSLYRVSRGESLEQHQQKNTLPRKHGMQSLGKVPSARRPPANLPSLKSEHSSNDPAVSLVPSGGSGWATTKESTTTTTATTTTTVTASDTSTANSSSAQCVTGTITTSLHPLLPGQQNTSQSSYSSDVNNKSSWSAIMSRSGDGTVSGGQQQSQQQQQQQQQQTASRELSAQYGPGPSLRPQTEGSWIQGGSRTGSGAGIATTGPGSGSSGVQAPPLNITGSGGHTDISAGGRQNLVQSPNMGMGQGGPHNTSNSQNAVSSNSHQAGPNLHHYRGLIPPFMYRGNFSGGFPSQFPANTSSGAPRPRFNYPSERFPPPPVRQQERERVPDEEIITRPIIKEEDLTRMDDISRDAGWAAHDDIDYNQKLAFSDDEPDPEPSKKDERKDNKEEKIEENSTDDKEKTRDNRDNRETHDNRDSKESRDQATHRSWTQNTLSRDYRGSNGSGSYSGQSQLHSVHSLRGVEDDEAWNERRRLKVVEVASAVERARQRKEEEEKRYQESTRQAAAKKLQDLEQKLKEKQANESKGLISVPPVPIPVPEWERERENRERENRERERSEGKDEKSLNRELRETRDGPKDNRDSRDQLISDFRQGDRQSFTRQDSIRSDRDRERDRDRDQRDTRDRELHASSSRYYKTNLPPRFQKQQAEKINAGLNRVFPNTERSTTQSVPFSQQYDPGRWVHSHSSLNNNLKASSSHGASQRRSRTDSDISTSMDDDRPPSRDYRGSLLRDDRYRHSSHRPYDTRKSGGYYDEYTRSCRDHDYDDRHSRDSWERERYFDDTKDRDSKDSIESRDNRETRDIRDNRTTRDTRDAREIRERDNKDKKDYDNYIKDPFDDRNRERDRERDRERDRERDRERDRDRERERERERDRDQRERSESTEWREERIIQDRMIDNRRDIQREERMERNERPQRPDSRDSRASRESKTSLRDDDSHKLRDCSSWVNEVVDYEENKRDVYHEDIRERERERERRQPLGPVTKERIEADELKNEKRNLTQLKRASSDQDKKDQTKESSSTIEAKKEMDVWNRKVDRVNENNRVMERGDNSPKAWADAVSPTFEKEEEKTSEPIKNDKDSEDLKQNFEKLSLEKREDTLNEDEAVEQQVKEDKREKNIRNRTSSGGSNSRVRDSRGGRQWGSTYSVYARGWRGPETRGRRGGPRAATRPASARSGSYGHTDSENSADEVSGSTESGKEEKKSARSPKPSQKAEKEERSREVIVSGRDEKRADYSQSQRSEKRTYDSKVSREGFAPSGEPSRRGRGSSFRIRSTTATGSRMEGYGPPSSKSPFSSERNIDEKQNSMRQNPSTPTPEKEVNSLLPSQNESIDDKIIAKQQALTAGITGKRAKSPNQQSQQTQQSCNKQDTSHTNSNVPSQKVQVTRKEESRSKRTRSGSRRGRDNRELRYRGSGSNVSKQTSSDVGNEDWETTSENSEDHAEDHKESRNSRNKQFSARASTGSNQNVVASNVHSRRNEQTGNNREQREKNVKSSNTASRAPGAEKRNLQNSSFANQKNHSSSIPPLIQTAQVQNGRSRNQTSGSNSTTSGKSMIKDSTVNRIDEIKLSDPNLVSQTLNDINKRSQGKEKKAIIDCEMETNNCTEDSPNIVEDKVDSDGFQEVRSKKNVKESRHGQKEETKPLKREKEKDRERDRSKSKANGGSQQTTSLQQIQSIPPLLGQAIPQPANMVQKQYDRTLRSQKLAPRFQKQRLAKQQQQQQQQMCASEPSDATKINNSSNNFGKDSSSGGPAPPPSVNAWDKPFTTSQLQSNSPSAVPTDIQLITGLSTQSEHGHIHSHEVNEQTNSGNSSQRNSPNGEKNAGKSLKDQLIEKNSVSDVSSPPVQTLIFENTNYSKTTKAGPSDLAVKTKFPNHIKAQQQRVEKRTDLEEEGNTAATIQQQQQQQQQQSLPVAFSNKPSDLIKDKNQEPIQMPLSFNKNEDNADMKLDFTFDSDLSQLTEDKSKSLGMTRSMHMATGQNTISPSTAELNLKIASVKKVWENAPMPTVVEHEDGNVVNTANTFPQAFESTDVDDSYSPHQQYNQNNMKNEITTSTNVCKLVPPQVKPQQQSSGSSSGQSGSTVPGPSPIGAGQSPIGHPPVSLQGPLSPPPFNSTGQPSHINYQEFPQYPGSQAAQYGSMSAIPSPPAVLFNTGSGQLPAQAGGLYGAFQLDQSRSPFTQYPPYAPSLQNSFSQQNVYLQQPPPPPPHAPNAPTPDMYQNNLSQYRITAAAAPPFGQNQQLSNNPNTVLISSSSNSLMSASVKPSSQPIGAIGTKAPHFQAPSAPQPNPLTYIPYDPNQVLGVSGSYMGNSQLVQRPGPNVQASANSYYSATSADVFPGSQTGFYQPGGATQQTGTHYGLQGFGQHSQSLATGSAAPVGLQNFSSGFLSSSGLQIAAAAQQFRNPTGGLPGPANTGPTFLSKHQPQEQPRQLKSPSGNQQDVLASVFSSTPQIPSPKSRNCKQQSSSQQPQPSPTQHHKYQQYQGVSQSTLILQQNIRGMGMPPRAGIQPSQQRYPPPIQRPVVPFTPGPNPNNPTQQQQQQPNCMPSQQQQQQVQINRHRPNLHQQQQQQRNMKMQQQYYSTQGNVKMDTNEKADSHNDKINDGSSGAQQGGAKTNVNSQDNDNKEEVNQQNE